In one window of Gossypium arboreum isolate Shixiya-1 chromosome 4, ASM2569848v2, whole genome shotgun sequence DNA:
- the LOC108468207 gene encoding josephin-like protein has translation MFLKKRGSGNCRRRSGNRNRMLVVGMFMFRLVKRPRFIPAKALLGRVGAKVATALRFESIRRSCRHKVSSSNLPRPHSLTESTESHHAEAIEDCIQFLNTSSSFSRSNSVSTCSS, from the coding sequence ATGTTTCTGAAAAAAAGGGGCAGTGGCAATTGCAGAAGAAGATCAGGTAACAGAAACAGGATGCTCGTCGTTGGGATGTTTATGTTTAGGCTCGTCAAAAGACCAAGATTTATACCAGCAAAAGCATTGTTGGGGCGTGTCGGAGCTAAAGTTGCAACTGCTTTGCGTTTTGAATCCATTCGAAGGAGCTGTCGGCATAAGGTTTCTTCTTCGAATCTGCCGAGGCCACATTCATTGACGGAATCTACTGAGTCTCATCATGCCGAAGCTATTGAAGATTGCATCCAGTTCTTGAATACTTCTTCATCTTTTTCAAGATCAAACTCGGTTTCTACATGTTCTAGCTAG